TGAACTCAACCAAATAGGGCTTCAGGGGTCGCGTCCCATTTTAGTCGTTGTGGGAGGTGCAAGTCAGATTAGTGAAGCTGAATTCTTACGCATCCAACAGTTATTTATCAAAGTCTTAGCGCCTATTGCCGAAAAGTTAGGCGCTTATGTGGTGGATGGGGGTACGGATGCGGGTGTGATGCAATTGATGGGTATGGCACGTAGCCAAATCGCAGGGACGTTTCCCCTAATTGGTGTCGCTCCAGAGGGAAAAGTAGCGCTTCCCAATCAGCTCACCCCTCCAGAGGATTCCACACCGTTAGAGCCTCACCATACCCATTTTGTCTTGATTCCTGGGAACGAGTGGGGAGATGAATCACCTTGGATTGTTCACGTTGCTACAGTACTCGCGAATGGTGCGCCCTCTGTTACCGTGTTGCTCAATGGTGGTGAGGTTACATTCAAAGATGCTTTTCAAAGTGTCATTGCAGGGCGATTGGTGATCGTCATTGCCGGTAGTGGTAGAACGGCAGATAAGATAGCAGATGCCTTGGATGGCAAAGGGACTGATCAGCGAGCGATAGAATTAGCTGATTCTGGCTTGGTACTAGACATCAACTTAGAAGAGGGTTTCAATCATCTTGCTCAAGCGATTGAGGAGCTGCTTTCTGCTCAGAATTGAAGCCTGACGAACAAAGACAAAACTTTGATTCCTAAAAATGCGATCGCTCTTTCACTACCATGAAATTGGACTGTAGCCGATGAAAAACAACGATGCAAATCCATCATGTAGCCATAATTTGCTCAGACTACGAAAAATCCAAACACTTCTATGTTGATATTTTAGGATTTCCGATTATCGAAGAAACCTATAGAAAAGAACGACACTCTTACAAACTCGATCTACAAGTTGGTGAAAGCGATCGCATCGAGTTGTTTTCCTTCCCCAACCCACCGCAAAGACCGAGTACACCGGAAGCCTGCGGATTGAGGCACTTAGCGTTTGAAGTTAACGATATCCATGCATCAGTGGCTCAACTGCAAGCCAAGGGAATAGAAGTCGAAGCGATTAGGCTCGATGAGATTACAGGTAAAAAATATACCTTCTTTAAAGACCCCGATAACTTACCGCTAGAACTCTATGAGAAATAGGCCAAAGGCTGGGTGTAGTAGTTAGTGAATTGCAGCTATCCGCTTTACATTAACTATGCGACATCTTGTAACGATACTGACTCCTGTAGCTTTCCTTGCCTTGGGTGTTCTGAGTTCAACTAACGTGCGATCGCCTTTGGCGCTGCGCTCCGCGCAATCGCTCCCTTCTCGTTTAGATACCCTAGCCGCAGCCGCTCAAGCCACCTCAACCGCCAAGTCTTGGGAAAATGCCCAACCCGTTCACACCCTCAAACCCCTCGGAGAAGCGCCACCTATGTGTGCTGGGTTTTCCGTTAGATCTCAGGCGTTTAGCCCCAATAACCAAATTCTTGCGGTTGGTGTTCACGGCTCTGTTGAGCGTCTGTGTGGTGGTGCGCCTAGCACTCTCAGCCTATGGAATCTGCAAACAGGGCAAAAAATCAAAACACTTGTTGAGGGAGGTGCAGGCGAGGCACTGCTAGCGGAGGAAAAATACCGCAATCAAGAACCCGACGATCCGAACGCTATTGTCGGTGATATTGCTCATGATGTCGCCTTCACGGGCGATGGACAAACATTAGCGGCGGCGATGTCCGATAAAACTATTAAGCTGTGGAATGGGAAAACTGGGCAACTCATCCGCACTCTCAAAGGACATGCCTATGCCGTTCATGCGATCGCAATTACACCCAATAATCAAACCTTAATCAGTGGCAGTTCTGACCAAACCATTAAACTGTGGAACCTGAAAACCGGGCAACTCATCCGCACCCTCAGAGACTCACAGCCAGTTTATCAGTTGATCCTCAGTTCGGATGAACAGAGCCTTGTGAGTATCACGTCAGCTAGCAGTCTCTCCTATGGCTTGGGTGACACAACAGTTAAACTTTGGAATCTGAAAACGGGGCAAGTCGTCCGCACCTTTTCAGATTTCGCCGATTCCTCCGCACAGCCTCTGTTGAGTCCAGATGGTCAGATTCTCGTCACGGGTAGCAACGATAATAGCATTAGGTTTTGGAACGCCCGTACAGGGGTACGCATACGCTCCTTAATCAGCCATTCGGGCACAGTTCGTCGCCTTGCCATTAGTCCAGATGGTCAGTTTCTCGCCAGTAGCAGCGCTGATGGTAGTGTCAAACTGTGGAACTTTAAAACAGGTCAGATCATTCGTACCATCTCTAATGTAGGAGACATTTATAACCTTGCCTTCAGTTCAGATGGACGGACACTAGCCATGCATGATGCGAAGGGGCTTCACTTATGGAATTGGCGATCGCCCCAAAAAATCCGCACCATTGAGGCGAATTCTGATTTTGCCTTCACCCCAGACGGACAAACCTTGCTGACTTCGCGTAACTATAGCCAACAGGTTTGGCGCTAGAGGAGACTTGTGGAGTGGCAACGGTTCAGATCCCCGGCTTTTCTAAGAAGTCGGGGATCTCGTTTCTCACCTCAAGCGACTGGAGCGCTTAAGTATTGCTCAAGGGCTTCAGAACCGCCAATGAGTTTTCCGTCAATAAATACTTGTGGAACCGTTGTTGCACCCGTAGCAGCCCGTAAAGAGCGCATGGTGGCATCTTTGCCCACAACGATTTCTTCATAATCAATGCCCCGTTCCTTGAGAGCCTGCTTCGCACGGGCACAGAACGGACAACCCACTTTAGTAAACAGTGAAACACACTGGGGCTTAGCGGCATCGGGGTTAATGAAGTTGAGCATTGTCTCCGCGTCAGACACCTCAAACGGATCGCCCTCTACTTCTGGTTCGATAAACATTTTTTTGATCACGCCATCGGTCACTAACATAGAATAGCGCCATGACCGCTTACCAAAACCTAGATTTTCTTTGTCAACGAGCAGTCCCATTTGTTCGGTAAATTCACCGTTACCATCGGGAATGAAGGTGATGTTGTCTGCCTCTTGCGTTTTCTTCCACTCATTCATCACAAAGGTGTCGTTGACTGACATACAGATAATGTCATCAACACCGTTTTCTTTAAATGTTTTTGCCAACTCGTTGTAGCCCGGTACATGGGTGGATGAACAAGTAGGTGTAAACGCTCCAGGTAGAGAAAAGACAATCACAGTCTTACCCTTAAACAGCTCATCTGTTGTGATATCAACCCATTGATTATCATTGCGGGTTCTGAATGTGACATTAGGTACTCTTTCCCCTTCGCGGTTTTTCAGCATTTATTTTGTTCCTAGGTGATGTTAACTTGTAGTCGTTATGAATTTACTTCCTATAGTGTACTCATAACGAGTATGATTTGCCAAGAAAATTCCACCAAAAACTCAACTCGTTTTTTCCGAGTCCGAAATCCCTCAGATTTTCCGAATTAATCTACCTTAGGGGGGATAACAATCGCCATATACTCTCGGTAACTGCAAATCTTGTCGCCGCGCACGTCAAAAGAAACGGCTATTTGGTTTTGGTAGGGATTCCCGCGCAACAACCCTTCAGAGCGAAACTCAAATACCGCCGTCGTCTCGTTGCTAGTCACACGCTCTAAAGTTAGCGTTAACCCTTGATCCATGACTTGAGAGACGTACTTGAAGAAAGCGGCGGCTCGTTCCTTCCCGACGTTCAACCCTTTGTAGGCACCCACCGGAAACCAGAACGAGAAATCTTCCGTTAATAAGTCCAAAAACGGTTCCCACTCACCAGTAGCTAAAGCATGAGAGAAGTGATTGAAGGCTTGCTGGGCAGTTGCCATTGTTTCTGGTTTTGTTTGTGCCATTCTTGCTACCCTTCCACAAACGCGCTCAAACTTCCTATCCGGCGATATATAGTCAGCCTACCCAAGTCAGGCTCCTTTGTCGTTGACCAAAAAGCTGTTCCTGCTTCTAGACTGGGTTGACAGTCACAGACGAGTGTGAGTATACCCATAATTTTGCCGCTACTGGAATCATACCCTTAGCGCTAGCAATACTGAATTGTTATCTAAATCATCTGGGAAGCTAATGGGGAGTTCCAAACCCCTCCCCCTTAGATTAATTATCATTATCAAGAATGAGGAGGTACAGGTAATCAAAAACAGTCCCGAATCGGGGTATAAGTTACTTTAAAGTGTTTTATGTCTTCCTTTGTGCAAAGTTCAATTGATTTATGACACCCAAATTTAAAAATATGGTTGCGTGGCACCAGGCTGAACTGGTGATGCAACCGGCTTTAATCCGTATCATCGATCAGATTCGCAAACAGCTCGAAAGTACAACTTGGAAGGCAACTTACAAGGATGTTCAGGCTCCAATCCCAGGCTATGAGCTGTGTCTAGAAGGCAATGGCAAGGAAGTGTGTGTCAATATTTGGGAGCTTTGTTATCAAGTTTGTTTTCTCAACTACACTTTGACACACA
This sequence is a window from Microcoleus sp. AS-A8. Protein-coding genes within it:
- a CDS encoding VOC family protein; protein product: MQIHHVAIICSDYEKSKHFYVDILGFPIIEETYRKERHSYKLDLQVGESDRIELFSFPNPPQRPSTPEACGLRHLAFEVNDIHASVAQLQAKGIEVEAIRLDEITGKKYTFFKDPDNLPLELYEK
- a CDS encoding nuclear transport factor 2 family protein; protein product: MAQTKPETMATAQQAFNHFSHALATGEWEPFLDLLTEDFSFWFPVGAYKGLNVGKERAAAFFKYVSQVMDQGLTLTLERVTSNETTAVFEFRSEGLLRGNPYQNQIAVSFDVRGDKICSYREYMAIVIPPKVD
- a CDS encoding WD40 repeat domain-containing protein, whose translation is MRHLVTILTPVAFLALGVLSSTNVRSPLALRSAQSLPSRLDTLAAAAQATSTAKSWENAQPVHTLKPLGEAPPMCAGFSVRSQAFSPNNQILAVGVHGSVERLCGGAPSTLSLWNLQTGQKIKTLVEGGAGEALLAEEKYRNQEPDDPNAIVGDIAHDVAFTGDGQTLAAAMSDKTIKLWNGKTGQLIRTLKGHAYAVHAIAITPNNQTLISGSSDQTIKLWNLKTGQLIRTLRDSQPVYQLILSSDEQSLVSITSASSLSYGLGDTTVKLWNLKTGQVVRTFSDFADSSAQPLLSPDGQILVTGSNDNSIRFWNARTGVRIRSLISHSGTVRRLAISPDGQFLASSSADGSVKLWNFKTGQIIRTISNVGDIYNLAFSSDGRTLAMHDAKGLHLWNWRSPQKIRTIEANSDFAFTPDGQTLLTSRNYSQQVWR
- a CDS encoding glutathione peroxidase, encoding MLKNREGERVPNVTFRTRNDNQWVDITTDELFKGKTVIVFSLPGAFTPTCSSTHVPGYNELAKTFKENGVDDIICMSVNDTFVMNEWKKTQEADNITFIPDGNGEFTEQMGLLVDKENLGFGKRSWRYSMLVTDGVIKKMFIEPEVEGDPFEVSDAETMLNFINPDAAKPQCVSLFTKVGCPFCARAKQALKERGIDYEEIVVGKDATMRSLRAATGATTVPQVFIDGKLIGGSEALEQYLSAPVA